Genomic window (Chloroflexota bacterium):
CACCCTTCCCCTGAAGGAGGCCGGCAAAGAGGCAAGCAGCTTTCTTATCGCCGTCTCCGCCTGGGGGTGCTGGCCCAGACCACAGCCGATAAGGAGGGCGTCATATCTAGCTCTAGCGGCTGCTTCCAGAATCTGGTTCGCCGCAGCCTCGCCATGGACGACGCCGTGAGCCGTCTCCTCAAGAGGCAGGTGCGTCGCCTCCGGGAGCATCTTGGCGATAAGGGGGGAGAGGCTCTTGGGCGTCGCCAGGGTCACAAGGCCGGCTCCAGCCCTCAGGGCGCCTGCGCAGGCAAGATAGGCCGCGCCGATATAGTCGGCGGACCCGGCAAAGACCAGGACTCGGCCAAAGGTACCCTTGTTGGCATCAGCAGGACGGGACGGCAAGAGCGCCCTGGCCCACTCAGGCGTCGCCAACTCGATCTTGACGTCCTTGGCGAAGCTCTGCGGGATCCCGATGTCAACAACTTCCAGTCTGCCCACGCGCGCCGAGCCGGGGGCGCAGAAGAGTCCAACCTTGGGGAAGCCAAGGGTTATCGTGAGATCAGCGTGGGGCGTGGCGGGGTCGCAGGCGCCGGTATCAGCATCAAGGCCGGTGGGAAGATCAAGAGCGAAGAGTGAAAGCCCGCGACGGCGGGCCTTCTCCTGCGACACCAGGCGCAGGGCATCGCGTATCGCCCCTTGAAGAGGGCGGGCGCGTCCGGTGCCGAGCAAGGCATCGAGGACGGCACGGGCCGATGGAAGGTGCTTGGCTAAAGCAGCGCGGCTCTTTTCAGGCGGCACGATATCCAGCGCGCGCGCCGCCAGGGAGGCCATCTTCTCATCCGGCTCCCTGCGCGGGGCGCAGACGACCACATGGACCTTCGCTCCCCGATCGCTCAAGTGGCGCGCCGCGACGAGGCCATCGCCGCCGTTGTTCCCCGGGCCGA
Coding sequences:
- a CDS encoding NAD(P)H-hydrate dehydratase, producing the protein MKVVTIDQMRRLEARCESSGISTDSLMEKAGLAVAEAMRKSIGSLQGEHIVVLVGPGNNGGDGLVAARHLSDRGAKVHVVVCAPRREPDEKMASLAARALDIVPPEKSRAALAKHLPSARAVLDALLGTGRARPLQGAIRDALRLVSQEKARRRGLSLFALDLPTGLDADTGACDPATPHADLTITLGFPKVGLFCAPGSARVGRLEVVDIGIPQSFAKDVKIELATPEWARALLPSRPADANKGTFGRVLVFAGSADYIGAAYLACAGALRAGAGLVTLATPKSLSPLIAKMLPEATHLPLEETAHGVVHGEAAANQILEAAARARYDALLIGCGLGQHPQAETAIRKLLASLPASFRGRVVLDADALNILARMPSWPKRTPKEAILTPHPGEMSRLARLSVKEVQTNRFGISKKVASSWGKVVLLKGAYSLTASPGGAVIVNPVANPALATAGTGDVLAGVVAALLGQGLSSEKAAALGAYLHGAAGELVRSEVGDTGAIASDLLQRLPRAIAALRG